Part of the bacterium genome, CTTCCTCCCTCCGGTACACTGCATCCGGAGGTGATTCAAACATGAACGAGCTTTCGACGTTGTCAGGAGATCTTGCCGGCCTCATCGAGTCGGCCGGCGCAGGCGTGGTGGGCGTGGAGGCGGGCCGGCGGTCCCGGGGCACCGGGGTGGCCTGGTCATCCGATGGGGTGATCGTTACGGCCGACCACGTGATCCATCATGAAGAGGGGATTCAAGTCCGGCTGGCCGACGGGCAGGAGATCCCTGGGACCTTGGTCGGTCGGGATCCGACGACCGATATCGCCGTGCTTCGCGTTCGCGACGCCGCCGTGAAGGCGCTTCGATGGGAAGAACCGTCCTCGCTCAAGGTCGGGAATCTTGTCGTGGCGCTCGGACGGCCGGGCAGGACGCTGCGCGCGACGATCGGGATCGTGAGCGTCCTCGGAGACGCGTGGCAGTCGCCCGCGGGAGGGCGGATCGATCGTTACCTCGAGGCCGACGTCGCGCTCTACCCGGGATTCTCGGGCGGGCCGCTCATCGACGTGGCGGGGAACGTGCACGGGATCAACACCGCCGGCCTCCGGCGCGGCGGGAGCCTGACGGTGGTCACCCCCACCATCCGCCGCGTGGTGGAAGCCCTCGTAGCCCACGGCCGGATTCGCCGCGGGTATTTGGGGATCGCGACGCAGCCGGTGCGGCTCGCCCCCGCCCTCGCGGAGCGTGTCCAG contains:
- a CDS encoding trypsin-like peptidase domain-containing protein, whose translation is MNELSTLSGDLAGLIESAGAGVVGVEAGRRSRGTGVAWSSDGVIVTADHVIHHEEGIQVRLADGQEIPGTLVGRDPTTDIAVLRVRDAAVKALRWEEPSSLKVGNLVVALGRPGRTLRATIGIVSVLGDAWQSPAGGRIDRYLEADVALYPGFSGGPLIDVAGNVHGINTAGLRRGGSLTVVTPTIRRVVEALVAHGRIRRGYLGIATQPVRLAPALAERVQQHRGLLVLEVEPGSPAEQGGLFLGDTLLQVAGQPVRYPEELFGLLGGDRIGAPVSVRVLRAGAPQEVSVTVGERLRKSA